A region of the Phoenix dactylifera cultivar Barhee BC4 chromosome 10, palm_55x_up_171113_PBpolish2nd_filt_p, whole genome shotgun sequence genome:
GTTGACTGCGGGGCATACATGCTTATGTTTGCAGAGGGACTTACCCGAGGCAGCACGAGACCATTAAAGGAAGAATTGAAGGATCCATCTTTATACAGGAGTTGGGCTGCAGGGAGTATTCTATTGCATTCCGGGAGCGTTGCCAGCGTTAGGTTTAGGTCAATGTACCCTGGGAAGACTTGTATAGAGAAATCGTAGACTACGTGTTGTATCACATGAATGCAAATTAGTTGTAAAACTTGATTGTAAATGTGTTATAAAGGATGTTTGTCCAACTGTAATGTTCTTGTTCTCtgtaataaaacattttcagaCATAATATCATTATTCCGTGCAAAGTCCTTATGTATTGGCAATTTTTCCAACTCCCTGTCATGCTCATCGCTTAAACGAAAAGTCTACGGTGACTTATTAAACTGAGCCACCTAAAAATTGATTTATACAGTACGAGTTTATCGTAACAATATAATCCTGCACAATAGTAACAATGATATGCAGCAACTTTGGTGGTTTCATAAAGCGTGTCGGAGTTTGAGAAACTGTCGCCTAACATTCATGTGGTTGAATCCTAAATTCAGAGGTCGACACTGGCACACCACGAGTCGAGTCTGGCACAGCATCCTAAATTCAGAGGTCGACATTTGTTCGCGATGAGTCAAGCTAACTCAGCAGCCACTCTTAAGGGATGCAAACCTGAATGTCCGGAGGTCGACTCTGGCACACCAGCCACTCTCTGTGTTGGCTCTGTGCcacttaaggggtcgactcgccattcactggagtcgactcccttagactggagtcgaccccagcacaccAGGCACTCTTAAGGGTCGACTCCCTTATGTCCAGAGGTCGACTCCAGTCTGTCTGAGGTCGACACTTAGGCTCTGGCTAACTTTGGGTGCTCTCTGTCTTGCCTCTGTGCcacttaaggggtcgactcgccattcactggagtcgactcccttagactggagtcgaccccagcacaccAGGCACTCTTAAGGGTCGACTCCCTTATGTCCAGAGGTCGACTCCAGTCTGCCTGAGGTCGACACTTAGGCTCTGGCTGTTTTTGGGTGCTCTCTGTCTTGCCTCTGTGCCACctaaggggtcgactcgccattcactggagtcgactcccttatGTCCAGAGGTCGACTCCAGTATGCCTGAGGTCGGCACTTATGCGTCGCTGGCTGTTTTTGGGTGCTCTCTGTCTTGGCTCTGTGCCACATAAGGGGTCGACTCTccattcactggggtcgactcccttAATCTAGTTAACATTTatttctttccccttttttaGCAATCTTCTGGATGTTACGAATACACAATTACCATAGAATCAAAATATCATTATACAAGCCATGTTGGTAAAAAATAGAACATTTCATTGCAATTGTTGACATTACATAAATATATTACAATGAGTCTCCTCGAGACCTATTAAACTCTTGCAGACAAAATAACCTTAGTTTCTacgaaaagaagaaatcatgggGCAGTGAAACTCGAAGAAGCTCTTGGCAGTCTCCCCATTACAAGACccagaacttctgaaactttCTGCAGAATGGCTGCAACTTCAGAGTTGGACTGGAGATAGGACTTGTTGAGGTCAGCTAAAGTCTGATTGATCTTATGAAGTGATTGTAGAAGTTTGTCGCATACATCCTGTGCATTTTCATTCAGATTCTCCATGTCCTTTCTGACAGATTGTTGAAGCTTTTTGGTCTCCTCTTCTATGTCCACAAATCTCTGGTACTGTCCTTGAAGAAGACATCGAAGACTGACCATTTCCGCCCTCATTTCAGCGACCAATTCACACACGGTTGCATTGGAAGGTACCAAGTCTGTACAAGCAACATCTCTAGAATTTCTTAGCTCTTGCACGATATCATCCCTTAGTGCTCTGAACTGCTCAGCACTAAGTCTAACTTCAGTGGGCTGCTGAGTTTGGGCAATTGGTTCTTCAGTGGGAGGATGAAATGATTCTTCATTTTCGACAGGTCGCTGCTCTTCTCTATGGCACGCACTGCTCTTCCcttcatcttttcttatccACTGACCATCTTTCTTACGAAAACCCATTCGATGTAGCGACCGATCATTGTAAGTATCCCAATGACCAAGAGTTGTAGATGGTTCCCCTTCAGTATTTACACCGAACTCCTCGAAGACTAAGGTTAAGAGCATTCCATATGGCAAGGATGCCCTAGCTCTAGAGGCAGACTCTACCATGTGTCTAATAATCAGGTGAGGTAAACTAAGGGGGCTACCGTTCAGAATGTGGAAGATAACAAGAATATCTCTTTCGGACACAAAATCAAACCTACCTGTTTTCGGAAAGAGGATTCGGCTAACAATATGATGTAATAGTCGATTTTCCACACTAAGTCGGTTGGCCGAAATTTGCTCAAGTGGACTAACATTTTCTGTGCCAAGAAGATATTGAATGCCCAACACTCTATTTTCTAAAAAATCTTCGGTTGAACCAGAGGTTGGGATGTTGACAAGACTCCCTAGGGTTTCCGGGTTTAGCAGAATTGGGGTTTCCTTTACCACACTTTCAATGGTAGCAATTCTGGTTTTGAGATTGGCATAGAAATGGCGAACAAGGTTCGGGTACGTCGGAATGTCAAGGGAACATAGGGTTTCCCAACCCATGGCTTTCAGCTTCAGACCTATGGTAAAACCCTGGGCTTCTAAGAAGTCGAAATCTATTTTCCTACCGAGAGAAACACGACGAGTCACCAAGGGTACTTGCCTAGGAGGAGATGGAGCATgcggacgaggaggaggaacgTCGTTTCTTGCCTTGGACCTTCGCTCGGTTGCTTCCGGAACATTACTTCTCTTCTTTGAAGGCCGCACGACCTGCTTCCTCGGCATGGCGACGGATGGATGATAGATAGAGAGGAGGGAAGTAAGGAATTGGACGAACGAAGAGACGCAAGGAGCACGGGAAGGGAACTTAGGTCGACTCCACGAAAATAGAAGGGAAGAGGGAGTCGATTGACCTCAGGTTTTATTTCCTTATTGGAGTTACGGGTCGACCTCAGGCAAGAAGATATCGACTCCTACGAAATGGAGTCGACGCCATCCTGATGAGAGGGTCGACTCGTAGCTTGGCTGCGTACACAGGCGCTATTTGGAATACTCTGAGAGAGttatggggtcgactccaaatatcagtcgggtcgactcaatcgtaataactgtgttcccagagaagctaactgtgtttccagacaagctaactgtgttcccagacactccataactgtgttcccagagaagctaactgtgttcccagacaagctaactgtgttcccagacagaatgctaactgtgttcccagagaagataactgtgttcccagaaacaagctaactgtagaagctaactgtgttcccagagaagctaactgtgttcccagagaagctaactgtgtttccaGAAATAAGCTAACtgtacaagctaactgtgttcccagagaagctaactgtgttcccagagaagctaactgtgttcccagacagaatgctaactgtgttcccagagaagctaactgtgttcccagacaagctaactgtgttcccagacagaatgctaactgtgttcccagagaagataactgtgttcccggagaagctaactgtgttcccagaaacaagctaactgtacaagctaactgtgttcccagagaagctaactgtgttcccagagaagctaactatGTTCCCAGAACCgcagctaactgtgttcccagagaagctaactgtgttcccagacaaactaactgtgttcccagacactccataactgtgttcccagagaagctaactgtgttcccaaacaagctaactgtgttcccagaaccgcaagctaactgtgttcccagagaagctaactgtgttcccagacagaatgctaactgtgttcccagacagcaagctaactgtgtttccagacaagctaacagtgttcccagacaagctaactgtgttcccagacagaatgctaactgtgttcccagagaagctaactgtgttcccagagaagctaactgtgttcccagaaacaagctaactgtacaagctaactgtgttcccagagaagctaactgtgttcccagagaagctaactgtgtttccagaaccgcaagctaactgtgttcccagagaagctaactgtgttcccagacaagctaactgtgtttccagacactccataactgtgttcccaaagaagctaactgtgttcccagacaagctaactgtgttcccagaaccgcaagctaactgtgtttccagacactccataactgtgttcccaaagaagctaactgtgttcccagacaagctaactgtgttcccagacaagctaactgtgttcccagacagaatgctaactgtgttcccagagaagctaactgtgttcccagagaagctaactgtgttcccagaaacaagctaactgtgttcccagagaagctaactgtgttcccagaaacaagctaactgtgttcccagagaagctaactgtgttcccagacaagctaactgtgttcccagacagaatgctaactgtgttcccagagaagctaactgtgttcccagacagaatgctaactgtgttcccagagaagctaactgtgttcccagacaagctaactgtgttcccagaaacaagctaactgtacaagctaactgtgttcccagagaagctaactgtgttcccagaaccgcaagctaactgtgttcccagagaagctaactgtgttcccagacaagctaactgtgttcccagacactccataactgtgttcccagagaagctaactgtgttcccagacaagctaactgtgttcccagaaccgcaagctaactgtgtttccagagaagctaactgtgttcccagacagaatgctaactgtgttcccagacagcaaGCTAACtatgttcccagacaagctaactgtgttcccagacaagctaactgtgttctccgagttttgagtcgacctccgtgcagtgggagtcgactccggtgaaagacgagtcgactccttaggTGGCACAGAGCAAAGACAGAGAGCAGCCGAAATAAGGGAAGCCTAAGTGTCGACCTCACCGAGTTTTGAGTCGACCTCCTTgcagtgggagtcgactccggtgacggacgagtcgactccttaggTGGCACAGAGCAAAGACAGAGAGCAGCCGAAATAAGCGAAGCCTAAGTGTCGACCTCACCGAGTTTTAAGTCGACCTCCTTgcagtgggagtcgactctggtgacggacgagtcgactccttaggTGGCACAGAGCAAAGACAGAGAGCAACCGAAATAAGCGAAGCCTAAGTGTCGACCTCACCGAGTTTTGAGTCGACCTCCTTgcagtgggagtcgactccggtgacggacgagtcgactccttagcTGGCACAGAGCAAAGACAGAGAGCAGCCGAATTAAGGGAAGCCTAAGTGTCGACCTCACCGAGTTTTGAGTCGACCTCCTTgcagtgggagtcgactccggtgaaaagcgagtcgactccttagcTGGCACAGAGCAAAGACAGAGAGCAGCCAAAATAAGCGAAGCCTAAGTGTCGACCTCACGGAGTTCTGAGTCAACCCCAGGgcagttcgagtcgaccccagtgaaaggcgAGTCGCCCCGTTAAGTGGGACAGAACAAAGACAGAGAGTGGACCTTAGCTCAGCCAAGCCTAAGAGTCGACCTCTTTTCCTACCGAGTCGATATCGGGAcagatcgagtcgactccaatattttcggagtcgactcgttaagAGTCTCAGATTAGGCAAAGTCGAAGGGAAGCCGGGAAACGGGATTTTAGGTGTCAATATAAATTTTTCCACgccatattcaactattgtaatTGTCAGAGCTGACGTCGAATGCTATGCCAACCGTTGATTAACTGTGTATCATTACATGTTTGTAACAATTTTTTAACTGCATTCCGGTTTGAAGTAACTGAATTAAAATCTAACAAAAAATCAACATATACAATTCAGTTTGCACTTCATTAACATCAATACAAGAGTTTTGTTCTTAATATGCTGTGACTAACATGAAAATACATTGCAGGTATCTCGATACATTCTTCATAATGTCCATATTCTTTACTTGATGACCTCATTACAAGTCCTTCTATTGTGCCCAACCTTCCCGCATCGTCCACATCTCATTTCACGTACTGACTCCACTTGCGAAGGTCTTATCTTCTTTTTAGGCCTGCCAGGACGTGTCTTTCTTATAGGGGGTAGAATGTGGATCTCTTCAGAGGCACTTTGGGGTTTCTCCATGTCAGGAATTGGACTGATTGCTTCGGCATATGTTACTCTATACAATTCAGCTTGGAAGCAATTGTCGGTGAATTGGTATAGTGATCTGCCGTCCTTCTCGATGCATGCACAAGCATGCTTACATGGCATGCGGAAGATTCGCCACTCGCCACAAGAGCAGCTACACATATGCAGGTCAACTTTGCATGAGTAGTTGGTATCCTTTACATCATATATCATTATGTTGGACGTAAATACAGCTAATCTCCGACCATCTTCCGCATTTTTTTGCAACACTTTCTCCGCATCAGGACAAAGTTGAGATTGAATGCTATATCCTCGATTACGCCGTTGATGCATCATCTGCATTATTTGGATCCTTATATGGTCAACCATCTGAGGCACAGGGAGATGACGAGCCTCCACGACCCAACTATTAAAAGACTCTGCCACATTCGATGTCATGATGCCCCAGCGTGGACCTGGAAATACAGCATTCGCCCAATGCTCCGACTTTGCATGTAGGAGAAAGGTGGTAGCACCAGGGGCTTCTGATGTAAGCTTTGCAATTAGCTTTCGGAATACAGTAAGCCTTGGTGTATAGGCAGCAGCATTTAGTAAATCAATGAGCCTCTTTCTCTCAGCTGCACGATAATGGACAAGGACCTGCAttgataattaaaatcaaatatacCACATGCTACATTACTTAGATACTTTGTAGTTTAAATTATTCATAATATGACGATGCAAACCTGATTCTTGAAGTTTTCTTTCACATGACGTATACAATATGAGTGGTAAGAATCAGGAAAGTACTTAGGCACGGATTTAATAATGCCCTGATGTCTATCCGTCATAAATGTGAACTGTTGACCACTATACTCAGTACAACTATGAATAGCTTCTTTCAGACACCGGCAAAACCATTCCCAATTTTCATCACATTCTATATCTACAACACCATAAGCTATAGGAAACATATCATCATTTCCATCTTTGGAAGTGGCTCCAAGCAATACACCTCCATCCTTATGCTTTATAAATGTGCCATCAATAAAAATCAGAGGACGACATCCTTTTATGAAACCCATTAGTGAAGCATGAAAACAAATGAATAGACGTCTGAATCGACCATCAATTGTTTCGTACTCTGCAATGCTGCCGGGGTTGGTCTGACGAATGGCATCGCAATACCAGCGAATCCGTTCATAAGATAGCCGGCTGTTACCATAAAGATCCATCATGGCCACCTCCTTACCACGCCAAGCTTGATGATACGGCAATTCAACACCATATTGTCGTCGAATATCCTTTACAATATCACTCGGCTTATATAACGGCATATCTTGAAGTTGATCTTTAACAATTTTGGAAACCCAACGTTTTGAAGCCTTTGGATGAGACCGCACTTGCAATCCTCCTCCACATGTGTGGTTACAGtgcatttttttaattgcaaactTTTCACCATTCCCAAGGCGAGAAGCATGAATACGCCATTCGCAACCTTCATAAACACATTCTACAGTAACTCGATCACGATCGTTCTTCACGAAGACAAAATCCCTGCAAATTGCAATGCAATAGTTGCGAATGGTGTCACGTAGAGTTTCCACATTCATGAACTCCTGACCAACACCCTCTATACTATTTTTCCAATCATCCAACGAATTTTTTTTACTTGCTTCCTCTTCAATTGCGGCTCTTGTTTCTTCAACAACTTGACCAAAATTACTTGAGCTACCCTTCGAAAAATTTTTCCCTCTCGAACTGATTTCAGCACAATGCGATGAGCCACTGTTCATACAATAGGATAAACATTATTTTAGCAAACTTACTAAAATCCGTTGCACAAAACAATATTTAAAAAAGGGAATACCTCTCAATTACCACAGCAGCACCTTCGATCAAGGTTGGAGAATGAGTAACAACCATCTCGATCACCTTGGCATTTAAGTTGACGTGTATTTCATGCATGTTACGAACATCCTTATCGCTCATGAGCGTAACAAGCATTTTAGACTTGTTTGGAATATAAAACTTAATTTCTATCATTGTAGAAGATAAATGTCTCCACCTTTCAACTATTTCCTTAAAAATTTGATCAAGAATTGTGTCTTTTGAGATGGAAATAATCACAGCTTCACTACCATAAGAACAAATGGCCATAAAAACAGAGCTACCAGTGTCTTCCGAAGCCATGACAATGGAAAAAAGAGGAGGCAATGAACAGATAATTCCGAATTGCAAACAGACTTAGGAATATAGTGGAGCAGAGTCTCACTACACAGAGAAAGAGGGACTATCAGCGTTCTCTCAAACAGGGAACCGGTAAAGAGTAAGATGTAGTCTCAACGTTTTTAGGTCAACACAAAGGCTCGACATGCTCTCTCCCTATCCATCTAGCATCCATCCTAATGGGTGCTTGTCTCTTCCCAGACCAAACAATCTCCATTGGCAAAGACAAAACAGAGAAGAACGGAGACATAACGCATACCCTGTTGCGGCCTATTTTTACACCTTTTTTCCGTCTCAAAATCTTCCTCGAAAGCCATCTTCGGTAAACACCTTCCGTGGGATCACCAGGGGCATCCACGCTTAAGGGCTACAAGTCGGATTTTTACTTCGGAGCATCTTCGGTACACAAAAACATAGTGTTTCCGGTTCCAAAACAGAACGCGGTACCTATTTTTTTCCCGCTTCCGGTAGCCTGGGGGGTACTTAAGTAACCTGGGGGCACTTTGGGTACTATATTTTAAAGCAAACAGTAACTTAGGGACCGGGAATTAAAGATCCATGAAGCGGTGGACCGGAAGTTTGTTTTTGGGTCAACCGGGACCTCTTGTTCCAGCGGGGTCTTTTGAGGGACGGGAAAGTAATTTCCCGAAgaaaaaaaagccagctaccgagacaccagaggtatcaacagtgtaataggttgagagagaatcctgacgggccgaggatcctttggattctgtgaacctatgcttgttgctatccTTCCACGTTTGAACCCTACTCCCCTTAAGGCTTttcctccctcttttttttttttttttggtacaaagctTTCCCTCCTCGTTGGCTGGCATTTCCCATCCCTTGGGGGGCAAGCTAACAAGCTCCTAAGAAACCCATATCTCCTTCCTGTCTGCCTTGAAAACCTGccataaattcacttaaaaacgaccaatagtaccatgacccacacaaaaaaaaagaagagactctcttttgcttttcctctctctctctctctcggcccATTCGAGTCGGTCGGATCTATTCGGTAAACCCAGACCCAATCCAGAAAATGATTTAGGTCTAATTTTAGGATCCGACTCGAACCCGCATATCCgaaaattcgggtcgggtctatgCAGGTTGGGTCACAGGTCGACCCGACCTAGTTGCAGCCTTAGTCACCACCATCCTAGACCGCATCAATGttggctctcctcttgattcagCTCCTAATATGCCTTCTAGTTCATAGCCATCTAGCATTAAGTCTTCGGTGTCTACAAGCAAGACTCTAGCCCCTGCTAAGGATAAAGGTATGTGTATCCTTCTGAATGAACTAAGTTGATCTATTCGACTGCAAAGTTATAATCATTCCTAACTGACCCTTATCCTTGTAGCTCCTTTGTCGATACCTTCTGTTCAGCTAAAATCAAAGACCGAGGTCTCCATCCCAAAGAGGATAAAAGCATAGTTCACAAGCCTAAGCCTACTTCTCTTCAACATTGTGGTAGAATAAGGTGCCCCATAAAGATACATGATGCCACATCTTCCAAGTCCGCCATAGTACTAGACATCAATGATGATTCAGAAGAGAAATCACTTGATGTCACTATTAATACGACAGACTCACCACATTCTGATCATCCTCAAGAGCTTCAGGTATCAAGGCATCCTTCAGTTCCTGTGACCAATGTGGCTGACATTCCTCGGCCTAATGAGTCTGAGCCTTTGTTTACCCTAGCTCCCTCTACATCTCTAAAGGCACCACTATCCAACTCCCTGACTATTGGCTACAAGGTATTACTTGACTGTTATTGCAATAATATTCTTTCATTTGCTGACCTGATAGTCTTGCAGGGCCTCAATAGTCTCTCCATCTTTCAATCTTTGGTTAGTGTCAGAGTTAATTTCTTGGCACGATTGACTGAGACCCATATCGGCCACTCATCATCTGATACTACTACAAAAATGAGGATAGTTAAGAAGTTGCTACAATGCATTCTCACCATCTTGATTCATGAGCTAATCTTTGTAGGTAGCATGGTTGAGTTTTTAAATGCAATCCCAAGCCTTCAACACTCGATCTACCTCTTGTTGAcccaaaaaatatttgattttgatgatacaaaaatatttgagtaaaaCACTAATTAGTTGCTTGGAGTATACTTGAATATTTGCAGAAAGCcaagaaaaaaatcttttagTAACTTTCAATATGGAGTAATGAAGTCATTTTATCCAAAGCTCAACATAAAGAGATTCGACTCCAAAAATAATTTGAAGTGTCCTTTGAATGCTCACATATAATAGCTGTGAATTTCATCTTGGGCTATCTCAAAAGTCGACCCTTGGATTACAACAAGTCGACCCAGCAGACTAATGCAGACTAATACGCATTCATGATTCGACCCCAGAAGAACAAGAATCGATAAAATAGTCTCAGAAGACAGATAGATAGTAGTAAAATTCAACTTATTGGAGAGTCGGCTCATTCAGCTTATTAGAGAGTCGACCTATGAAGAACATGATCCAACTCCAGTCAAACAAAAATCGACCCAGAACGAGTCGACCTCTGAATGGCTatagaaaaaagataaaaagctataaaatttatcattatGGCGAGTCAACCTATGAAgaccacgagccgactccaatcagacaagagtcgaccctagaagcaAATGAGTCAATCCCTGAATGACCACAGACAAAAGAtagaaaacaataaaatttaGGATATTAGAGAGTCGACCCATGAAGATAACGAGTCGACCCCTGTCAATACATGAGTCGACTTCTAAACCAGAAGAGTCGACCTCACAATGGTCATAGGAGACAAACAAAGCATAGCTAAATAATAGCTAGTTCAAGTCGACCCCtaaatgtggagtgattgatcataaccctatttgattttgatgagatcaaagtatttgagtatatcttatgcttactaatgaattcaatctagtgtttcagtgaaaatcttataaatttatggttaagtgcgtctagacttggttcaagatattttagataagttaagaagtcaagttgaaccaaagtctgagactcgagtcgactccgggatat
Encoded here:
- the LOC120112098 gene encoding uncharacterized protein LOC120112098 — its product is MASEDTGSSVFMAICSYGSEAVIISISKDTILDQIFKEIVERWRHLSSTMIEIKFYIPNKSKMLVTLMSDKDVRNMHEIHVNLNAKVIEMVVTHSPTLIEGAAVVIESGSSHCAEISSRGKNFSKGSSSNFGQVVEETRAAIEEEASKKNSLDDWKNSIEGVGQEFMNVETLRDTIRNYCIAICRDFVFVKNDRDRVTVECVYEGCEWRIHASRLGNGEKFAIKKMHCNHTCGGGLQVRSHPKASKRWVSKIVKDQLQDMPLYKPSDIVKDIRRQYGVELPYHQAWRGKEVAMMDLYGNSRLSYERIRWYCDAIRQTNPGSIAEYETIDGRFRRLFICFHASLMGFIKGCRPLIFIDGTFIKHKDGGVLLGATSKDGNDDMFPIAYGVVDIECDENWEWFCRCLKEAIHSCTEYSGQQFTFMTDRHQGIIKSVPKYFPDSYHSYCIRHVKENFKNQVLVHYRAAERKRLIDLLNAAAYTPRLTVFRKLIAKLTSEAPGATTFLLHAKSEHWANAVFPGPRWGIMTSNVAESFNSWVVEARHLPVPQMVDHIRIQIMQMMHQRRNRGYSIQSQLCPDAEKVLQKNAEDGRRLAVFTSNIMIYDVKDTNYSCKVDLHMCSCSCGEWRIFRMPCKHACACIEKDGRSLYQFTDNCFQAELYRVTYAEAISPIPDMEKPQSASEEIHILPPIRKTRPGRPKKKIRPSQVESVREMRCGRCGKVGHNRRTCNEVIK